A portion of the Mytilus galloprovincialis chromosome 12, xbMytGall1.hap1.1, whole genome shotgun sequence genome contains these proteins:
- the LOC143054609 gene encoding toll-like receptor 6, translated as MKMLNTVKLSNIGNLKRIESFAFNSSSLISLIMEQTFFHFDRSGFNPQTIFASTPNLEFLSLSHNYFPKDEMIVYSMFSPLVRLKKLILASTRITILPRYVFSKFKSLRVLSLDANKITAWNNGADIFQNMTSLKRLILSNNQIDTVNESSFPPNMLTSVDGIDLSNNPYTCDCNLLWFSDMLKSTPSKFLQYPFAYRCHQPSKFVGRFVMQFVESKKTCPPWNPLYTMAICISSFGIIMVTFIFVGVKCQTNIKNYIYLWRVQSSRKKGYIPLPEADDFEYHAFVVYCDADRSWVHETFLVKMEREEGVKLCVHHRDFDVGESITENIDKYLEKSWKVVIIISNEFAKSEWCQWEVDVVQERRRRHGRDVVLLITLESIDSKHMTRRLRTLLDSASPIMYQRGLGEVLFWKAVTESLRKPLGNPPTSQL; from the coding sequence ATGAAAATGTTGAATACCGTGAAGCTATCTAATATTGGAAATCTAAAAAGAATTGAAAGCTTCGCCTTTAATTCCTCATCTTTAATATCGCTTATAATGgaacaaactttttttcatttcgaTAGATCCGGTTTCAACCCACAAACAATATTTGCATCAACGCCAAATCTCGAATTTCTCAGTTTATCTCATAATTACTTTCCAAAAGATGAGATGATTGTATACAGCATGTTTTCACCTTTAGTTAGATTAAAGAAGTTGATACTGGCATCAACTAGAATTACAATTCTTCCAAGATATGTATTTTCCAAATTTAAGTCGTTAAGGGTGCTTAGTTTAGATGCAAACAAAATCACAGCCTGGAATAACGGTGCTGACatttttcaaaacatgacatcccTTAAAAGacttattttatcaaataatcaGATTGACACTGTGAATGAATCTTCATTTCCGCCTAATATGTTAACTTCAGTAGATGGCATAGATTTGAGTAATAATCCGTATACGTGTGATTGTAACCTTTTATGGTTCAGCGATATGTTAAAAAGCACACCATCTAAATTTCTTCAATACCCGTTTGCATATAGATGTCATCAACCTTCTAAATTTGTTGGACGGTTTGTAATGCAATTTGTAGAATCAAAGAAGACATGTCCGCCCTGGAATCCCTTATACACCATGGCAATATGTATATCTTCCTTTGGGATAATAATGgtgacttttatttttgtgggagtaaaatgtcaaacaaacattaaaaactaTATCTATTTATGGCGAGTACAATCTAGTAGAAAAAAAGGTTACATCCCTTTACCGGAAGCCGACGATTTTGAGTATCACGCATTTGTAGTGTATTGTGACGCAGATCGTTCTTGGGTTCACGAAACTTTTCTTGTAAAAATGGAACGAGAGGAGGGCGTCAAGTTATGCGTCCACCATAGAGATTTTGATGTTGGCGAATCCATTACcgaaaatattgacaaatatttagAGAAATCTTGGAAAGTTGTAATCATCATATCGAATGAATTTGCGAAAAGTGAATGGTGCCAATGGGAAGTTGACGTGGTTCAGGAAAGACGTCGAAGACATGGACGAGATGTTGTCTTGCTTATTACGTTAGAAAGCATTGATTCCAAACATATGACAAGGCGACTACGAACACTTTTAGATAGCGCAAGCCCTATAATGTATCAAAGAGGTTTGGGCGAAGTCCTCTTTTGGAAGGCTGTTACTGAATCACTGAGGAAACCATTAGGGAACCCTCCAACGTCACAACTGTAA